Proteins encoded by one window of Microcebus murinus isolate Inina chromosome 2, M.murinus_Inina_mat1.0, whole genome shotgun sequence:
- the FCRLA gene encoding Fc receptor-like A isoform X1 → MKLGSVLAAWALYLSPAMLWAAQMLLAGCHAAASLETLQCEGPVSTKESSCHTDDEDLASQREAGFQAKGYTFSQPFHLIVSYDWLIIQGPAMPIFEGDSLVLRCQAWQDWPLTQVTFYRDGSALGPPGPNREFSIAVVQQADSGHYHCSAIFRSPGPGSPETASSVAITVQELFLAPVLRATPSAELQGGGPVTLSCQTKLPLQRSTARLLFSFYKDGRTVRSRGLSSEFQIPAASEEHSGSYWCEAATEDNQVWKQSPQLEIKVLGPASSAASPSLNPAPQKAAAPGTTSTTEPPGPPPGLPTPSPEDPGFSSPQGVPDPYLHHQMGILLKHMQDVRALLGHLVMELRELSGHQKPGTTEAAAKQK, encoded by the exons ATGAAGCTGGGCTCTGTCCTCGCAGCCTGGGCCCTCTACCTTTCCCCTGCTATGCTCTGGGCAGCCCAGATGTTACTGG CTGGATGTCATGCAG CTGCCAGTTTAGAGACGCTGCAGTGTGAAGGACCTGTCAGCACCAAGGAGAGCAGCTGCCACACGGATGATGAGGACTTGGCTAGCCAAAGGGAAGCTGGCTTCCAGGCCAAGGGCTACACTTTCAGTCAACCCTTCCATCTGATCGTGTCCTACG ACTGGCTGATCATCCAAGGCCCAGCCATGCCAATATTTGAAGGGGACTCCTTGGTTCTGCGCTGCCAGGCCTGGCAAGACTGGCCACTGACTCAGGTCACCTTCTACCGAGATGGCTCGGCCCTGGGTCCCCCTGGACCTAACAGAGAATTCTCAATCGCTGTGGTGCAACAGGCAGACAGCGGGCACTACCACTGCAGCGCCATCTTCAGAAGCCCTGGTCCTGGGAGCCCAGAAACAGCATCCTCTGTGGCTATCACAGTCCAAG AACTGTTTCTAGCTCCAGTTCTCAGAGCCACAccctcagctgagctccaagGGGGAGGTCCAGTGACCCTGAGCTGTCAGACAAAGCTGCCCCTGCAGAGGTCAACTGCCcgcctcctcttctccttctacAAGGATGGAAGGACAGTGAGAAGCCGGGGCCTCTCCTCAGAATTCCAGATCCCCGCAGCTTCAGAAGAGCACTCTGGGTCATACTGGTGTGAGGCAGCCACTGAGGACAATCAAGTTTGGAAACAGAGCCCCCAGCTAGAGATCAAGGTGCTGG GTCCCGCCAGCTCTGCTGCGTCTCCCAGCTTGAATCCAGCTCCGCAGAAAGCAGCTGCTCCAGGAACTACTTCAACTACGGAGCCGCCTGGGCCGCCGCCTGGGCTGCCCACTCCTTCTCCTGAGGATCCAGGCTTCTCTTCTCCTCAGGGAGTGCCAGACCCCTACCTGCATCACCAGATGGGCATTCTTCTCAAACACATGCAGGACGTGAGAGCTCTCCTGGGCCACCTGGTCATGGAGCTGAGGGAACTGTCTGGCCACCAGAAGCCTGGGACCACAGAGGCTGCTGCCAAACAGAAGTAA
- the FCRLA gene encoding Fc receptor-like A isoform X2: MKLGSVLAAWALYLSPAMLWAAQMLLAASLETLQCEGPVSTKESSCHTDDEDLASQREAGFQAKGYTFSQPFHLIVSYDWLIIQGPAMPIFEGDSLVLRCQAWQDWPLTQVTFYRDGSALGPPGPNREFSIAVVQQADSGHYHCSAIFRSPGPGSPETASSVAITVQELFLAPVLRATPSAELQGGGPVTLSCQTKLPLQRSTARLLFSFYKDGRTVRSRGLSSEFQIPAASEEHSGSYWCEAATEDNQVWKQSPQLEIKVLGPASSAASPSLNPAPQKAAAPGTTSTTEPPGPPPGLPTPSPEDPGFSSPQGVPDPYLHHQMGILLKHMQDVRALLGHLVMELRELSGHQKPGTTEAAAKQK, translated from the exons ATGAAGCTGGGCTCTGTCCTCGCAGCCTGGGCCCTCTACCTTTCCCCTGCTATGCTCTGGGCAGCCCAGATGTTACTGG CTGCCAGTTTAGAGACGCTGCAGTGTGAAGGACCTGTCAGCACCAAGGAGAGCAGCTGCCACACGGATGATGAGGACTTGGCTAGCCAAAGGGAAGCTGGCTTCCAGGCCAAGGGCTACACTTTCAGTCAACCCTTCCATCTGATCGTGTCCTACG ACTGGCTGATCATCCAAGGCCCAGCCATGCCAATATTTGAAGGGGACTCCTTGGTTCTGCGCTGCCAGGCCTGGCAAGACTGGCCACTGACTCAGGTCACCTTCTACCGAGATGGCTCGGCCCTGGGTCCCCCTGGACCTAACAGAGAATTCTCAATCGCTGTGGTGCAACAGGCAGACAGCGGGCACTACCACTGCAGCGCCATCTTCAGAAGCCCTGGTCCTGGGAGCCCAGAAACAGCATCCTCTGTGGCTATCACAGTCCAAG AACTGTTTCTAGCTCCAGTTCTCAGAGCCACAccctcagctgagctccaagGGGGAGGTCCAGTGACCCTGAGCTGTCAGACAAAGCTGCCCCTGCAGAGGTCAACTGCCcgcctcctcttctccttctacAAGGATGGAAGGACAGTGAGAAGCCGGGGCCTCTCCTCAGAATTCCAGATCCCCGCAGCTTCAGAAGAGCACTCTGGGTCATACTGGTGTGAGGCAGCCACTGAGGACAATCAAGTTTGGAAACAGAGCCCCCAGCTAGAGATCAAGGTGCTGG GTCCCGCCAGCTCTGCTGCGTCTCCCAGCTTGAATCCAGCTCCGCAGAAAGCAGCTGCTCCAGGAACTACTTCAACTACGGAGCCGCCTGGGCCGCCGCCTGGGCTGCCCACTCCTTCTCCTGAGGATCCAGGCTTCTCTTCTCCTCAGGGAGTGCCAGACCCCTACCTGCATCACCAGATGGGCATTCTTCTCAAACACATGCAGGACGTGAGAGCTCTCCTGGGCCACCTGGTCATGGAGCTGAGGGAACTGTCTGGCCACCAGAAGCCTGGGACCACAGAGGCTGCTGCCAAACAGAAGTAA